From the Desulfobacterales bacterium genome, the window CGCCGCCGCGGCGAAGCGAGTTCCTGCTTGATAGCCTGTTTATGAACAGCCGGCCCTTCTCAATGGAGCGGCCGTTGGTAGAAGAAAACCCCTTTCCCGATAGGAGGGGGTTTACTGAATGTTTACGATCGTTTTAGAGGATCTGGGCCAGCCGGTCTCCGGCCCGGCGGAGCCGGAGGCTTAAGATATGAATCACCCGTTGCAGAATCGTGGCCCCCAACCCGGGATGGTCGCGGAGCAGTTCCCGGAAACGGTCAGCGGTCAGGATCCGCAGCCGGCACTCTTCCAGCACGGTCACCGTGGTCCCGTGGAGCCCACGGCCCGCGGTCATGCCCTCTCCCACCATGGCCCCGGGATCGAGCACGGCAATGATGATATGCTTGCCGCGAAACTCGGTCTCCTTTTTCACCGCCAGCCGGCCCTGTTCGAGAAAACCCATGAAAGTACAGGGATCGCCCGCCCTGCTCAACACCGCTCCGGCCGGCCAGACCCGCTGCTCCAGATAGGGTGCCAGGGTTCCCGCCTCGGCCGGGTCTAAAAAAGCGAGCCCG encodes:
- a CDS encoding cyclic nucleotide-binding domain-containing protein — its product is MAARDTVDGKGHDRTEMSGLAFLDPAEAGTLAPYLEQRVWPAGAVLSRAGDPCTFMGFLEQGRLAVKKETEFRGKHIIIAVLDPGAMVGEGMTAGRGLHGTTVTVLEECRLRILTADRFRELLRDHPGLGATILQRVIHILSLRLRRAGDRLAQIL